A part of Desulfobacter sp. genomic DNA contains:
- a CDS encoding helix-turn-helix domain-containing protein, which yields MKKVKKSLSPFGLNTNDAAKFLGCSEALLRKMRGQGTGPAYSKLGGKKISYPVPELKKFMKDNLVKTAG from the coding sequence ATGAAAAAAGTTAAAAAATCATTGTCTCCATTCGGGTTGAATACGAATGATGCTGCTAAATTTCTGGGATGCTCAGAGGCTCTTCTACGAAAAATGAGGGGACAGGGTACAGGTCCAGCCTATAGCAAGCTGGGGGGAAAGAAGATTTCATATCCGGTCCCTGAGCTAAAAAAATTCATGAAAGACAATCTTGTGAAAACCGCCGGATAG